One region of Desulfobacterales bacterium genomic DNA includes:
- a CDS encoding site-specific integrase — MAAKKYKIDSRRWPGVYGYDSLTRKYFGKPDTCYYIAYRANGRLIWEKVGWKSEDYNPAMAAEVRAKRTKSARHGEEVKTQKEIQKEKLLRNRTIGEIKEVYFSSERGKNLKGRKTDLNRYEKHLENLFDKRGVASLSPFDIDRLKRSMKEHAPATVANACELLRRIINFGVKRNLCPRLSFVIELPQKNNAVIEYLNPEEAARLLDVLDNWPDQDPARMLKLAWLTGMRRGEIFKLEDRDCDFQKQIITLRDPKGKRTETIPLSGPVEVLLKEQMKARDKRFPGSPFLFPGLHGKQRKECTAVDRIKTEAALPKKFRIFHGLRHHYAVTLASSGEFTLDMIGSLLTHKSYEMTKRYAAFLPDAKKKAADQAASLLESHRRAGEEENSKKKLAGSGAQL; from the coding sequence ATGGCAGCCAAAAAGTACAAAATTGATTCCAGAAGATGGCCGGGTGTTTATGGGTATGATTCCCTGACGCGGAAATATTTTGGAAAGCCTGATACCTGCTACTATATCGCCTACCGGGCTAACGGTCGGTTGATATGGGAAAAGGTCGGCTGGAAAAGTGAGGACTACAACCCGGCCATGGCCGCAGAAGTCCGGGCCAAAAGAACTAAATCAGCGCGGCATGGTGAGGAGGTCAAAACACAGAAAGAAATCCAGAAAGAAAAGTTACTCCGTAACCGGACCATTGGAGAGATCAAGGAAGTATATTTCTCAAGTGAACGCGGTAAAAATCTGAAGGGCCGCAAAACAGACCTGAACCGGTACGAAAAGCACCTTGAAAATCTCTTCGACAAAAGGGGAGTTGCTTCTCTCTCTCCATTCGATATTGACCGCCTCAAAAGGTCAATGAAGGAACACGCCCCCGCCACCGTCGCAAACGCCTGTGAATTGCTGCGACGGATCATAAATTTCGGGGTCAAGCGCAATCTTTGCCCCCGCCTTTCCTTTGTTATAGAACTTCCGCAAAAGAACAACGCTGTCATTGAATATTTGAACCCTGAAGAGGCGGCAAGGCTTCTTGATGTTCTCGATAATTGGCCGGATCAAGACCCCGCCAGGATGCTTAAACTTGCATGGTTGACAGGTATGCGGCGCGGCGAGATTTTCAAACTTGAAGACCGGGACTGTGATTTTCAGAAACAAATAATCACCCTTCGTGACCCGAAAGGAAAACGGACGGAAACCATACCGCTTTCTGGGCCAGTTGAAGTCCTGCTGAAAGAACAAATGAAGGCCAGGGACAAGCGCTTCCCTGGATCGCCTTTCCTGTTCCCTGGGCTGCACGGCAAGCAAAGAAAAGAATGTACCGCCGTTGACAGAATTAAAACCGAGGCTGCTTTGCCAAAAAAATTCCGGATATTTCACGGGCTCCGCCACCATTACGCCGTGACCCTTGCCAGTTCCGGTGAATTCACCCTTGACATGATCGGATCGTTATTGACCCACAAGAGTTATGAAATGACAAAGAGGTATGCGGCCTTCCTTCCTGATGCAAAGAAAAAGGCTGCTGACCAGGCCGCTTCTCTTTTGGAAAGTCACAGGAGGGCCGGGGAAGAAGAAAATTCAAAGAAAAAATTAGCGGGGTCGGGGGCGCAGCTATGA